A region from the Leptospirillum ferriphilum ML-04 genome encodes:
- a CDS encoding cytochrome 579 — protein MWTVAVMGAAVLGFATASSFAAELDILKPRVPADQLAAAKAMKPPFPVTADMIAKGKEVFNGAGTCYTCHGVAGDGNGPGAAGMDPGPRNFTNHQFEQVRTAGEMFWVVANGSPLQPAMVGFVSAGQITDKQAWEAVIYERSLGCGGDMDCVTGSADWVSKQPVHEEAAGNLKPEFLNTAAK, from the coding sequence ATGTGGACAGTGGCTGTCATGGGTGCTGCTGTGCTGGGCTTTGCCACAGCGTCATCTTTTGCTGCTGAGCTGGACATTCTGAAGCCCCGCGTTCCTGCGGACCAGCTGGCTGCAGCAAAAGCAATGAAACCCCCCTTCCCCGTTACGGCAGACATGATTGCCAAGGGCAAGGAAGTGTTCAATGGAGCAGGTACCTGCTACACCTGCCACGGCGTGGCCGGTGACGGCAATGGTCCTGGCGCGGCGGGTATGGATCCCGGTCCCCGGAATTTTACCAATCATCAGTTTGAGCAAGTCCGGACAGCTGGTGAAATGTTCTGGGTTGTTGCGAACGGATCTCCCCTCCAGCCCGCAATGGTTGGTTTTGTCAGCGCCGGTCAGATTACGGACAAGCAGGCATGGGAAGCTGTTATTTACGAAAGAAGCCTTGGATGCGGCGGTGACATGGATTGTGTGACCGGTTCTGCAGACTGGGTTTCCAAACAGCCTGTTCATGAAGAAGCTGCCGGTAACCTGAAGCCGGAATTTCTGAACACAGCAGCAAAGTAA
- the hisD gene encoding histidinol dehydrogenase, which produces MTDFSSRLFVAGTATEARIVLSPIFQRGRDSEGETLRARVSSILGDIRREGDVALLRYARELDGFRGELKDLRVSPGRMEESFGALPSEIRKALVFAKDRIEEFHGALREKGLSGLASHPGKGGVLVRPLHRVGVYVPGGTAAYPSTVLMTAVVAKVAGVKQIVGVSPAGPEGIPDAILAAFHVCGVQDVYQVGGVHAIAAMAYGTGTIPRVDKIVGPGNRYVAEAKRQVFGDVDIDMVAGPTEVLILADDSARPEWLAADMIAQAEHDTRASAVLILTDMTLAKAVVLALERQISSLPRQKIAEESLLKFGFILVVPSVQVAVEISDLVAPEHLELQVRNPEKWLGLIQNAGAVFLGSEMAEAFGDYCFGPSHVLPTNGSARFSSPVSIETFTKRTSLLEGFRSRQELEDVVRNSALLARLEGLEGHARSALARLENVQKEFFP; this is translated from the coding sequence ATGACAGATTTTTCGTCCCGCCTTTTTGTCGCTGGAACAGCGACGGAAGCCCGGATTGTTCTTTCTCCCATTTTTCAGAGAGGCCGAGACTCGGAAGGTGAAACCTTACGCGCACGGGTATCTTCCATTCTGGGCGATATCCGTCGGGAAGGGGATGTGGCTCTCTTGCGATATGCGAGAGAACTCGACGGGTTCAGGGGGGAATTGAAGGATCTGCGCGTTTCACCCGGACGGATGGAAGAGTCTTTCGGGGCCCTGCCTTCTGAAATCCGAAAAGCGCTTGTTTTTGCAAAAGACAGGATCGAGGAGTTTCATGGAGCGCTTCGGGAGAAGGGACTTTCCGGTTTGGCATCCCACCCCGGAAAAGGAGGGGTTCTTGTTCGCCCCCTTCACCGTGTTGGTGTTTATGTGCCCGGAGGCACGGCGGCATATCCTTCCACTGTCCTGATGACGGCGGTTGTTGCAAAAGTGGCAGGAGTCAAGCAAATCGTGGGGGTCTCTCCCGCGGGTCCGGAAGGAATTCCGGACGCGATTTTGGCGGCTTTTCATGTCTGTGGTGTCCAGGATGTCTATCAGGTGGGTGGTGTCCATGCAATTGCTGCGATGGCGTATGGTACCGGAACCATCCCGCGGGTTGACAAAATCGTTGGTCCGGGAAATCGCTACGTTGCGGAAGCGAAGAGACAGGTATTTGGCGATGTCGATATCGACATGGTCGCCGGACCAACCGAAGTCCTGATTCTGGCAGACGACTCCGCCCGGCCGGAATGGCTCGCGGCGGACATGATTGCGCAGGCAGAACACGATACCCGGGCGTCCGCTGTTTTGATCCTGACAGACATGACATTGGCGAAGGCCGTTGTTCTCGCGCTTGAACGGCAGATCTCTTCTCTCCCCCGCCAAAAGATCGCAGAAGAGTCCCTTCTGAAATTTGGATTTATTCTGGTTGTGCCCTCTGTCCAGGTTGCTGTCGAGATCTCTGACCTGGTCGCTCCCGAGCACCTCGAACTTCAAGTCCGGAATCCGGAAAAATGGTTGGGTCTGATTCAAAATGCAGGAGCTGTCTTTCTCGGAAGCGAAATGGCGGAAGCTTTCGGAGATTATTGTTTCGGTCCCAGTCACGTCCTGCCAACAAATGGATCCGCACGATTTTCTTCCCCCGTGTCGATTGAAACATTCACGAAGAGAACCAGTCTTCTGGAAGGATTTCGCTCACGACAGGAACTGGAGGACGTTGTGCGAAACTCCGCCTTGCTGGCGCGGCTGGAAGGACTTGAAGGCCATGCCCGTTCAGCCCTTGCAAGACTTGAAAACGTCCAAAAGGAGTTCTTCCCATGA
- the murA gene encoding UDP-N-acetylglucosamine 1-carboxyvinyltransferase — translation MDRFHIVGGSPLRGEVIVSGSKNSALPILFSALLGGGLEISNIPSLRDIRTAFSLLSQLGIRADPLVSADPEKTDLTQGIPSHKNDGWPGKYRLLEESIEAHEAPYDLVRTMRASILCLGPLLARRKRGRVSLPGGCLIGARPVDIHLNAFVRMGAKISIDHGYIDAHTNGLTGCDIHLPYPTVTGTENIMMAATLARGTTRIFNAAQEPEVSDLAFSLIARGARIEGIGTSSIKITGVDSLLEAPYTVMSDRIEAGTFLVAGALLGEDLMIRNVDVSCLDSLLGTLRDMGADFQEKNGSVSISRIRKPRGTSARTEPYPGFPTDMQAQILPLMAIAEGPSTVVETVFENRFTHVMEMNRMGANIDIHGSRAFVRGGASLEGASVMASDLRASAGLVLAALIAKGESEIQRVYHIDRGYEKIETKLESIGARIKRVRGEEIS, via the coding sequence GTGGATCGGTTTCATATTGTCGGGGGATCTCCATTACGCGGGGAGGTCATTGTTTCAGGGTCCAAAAACTCTGCCCTTCCCATCCTTTTTTCCGCTCTTCTTGGGGGCGGTCTTGAAATTTCCAATATTCCCTCCCTTCGGGACATCCGGACAGCTTTTTCTCTGTTGTCCCAGCTGGGTATCCGGGCTGATCCTCTCGTTTCGGCGGATCCGGAAAAAACGGATCTGACCCAGGGCATTCCTTCCCACAAAAATGATGGGTGGCCGGGAAAATATCGGTTATTGGAAGAAAGCATCGAAGCGCATGAGGCACCTTATGATCTGGTCAGGACGATGAGGGCTTCTATTTTGTGCCTGGGACCGCTTCTTGCCAGACGAAAAAGGGGCAGAGTGTCTCTTCCGGGTGGGTGTCTGATTGGTGCCCGACCGGTGGACATTCATCTGAACGCCTTTGTCCGGATGGGTGCGAAGATCTCGATCGATCACGGCTATATTGACGCCCATACGAACGGCCTGACCGGATGCGATATTCATTTGCCCTACCCGACGGTGACCGGAACAGAAAATATTATGATGGCCGCGACTCTTGCTCGGGGGACAACCCGGATATTCAATGCGGCACAGGAGCCCGAAGTCAGCGATCTTGCCTTTTCCCTGATCGCCCGAGGGGCTCGGATCGAAGGGATTGGTACATCCTCGATAAAAATTACAGGCGTGGACAGTCTTTTAGAAGCCCCCTATACCGTCATGAGCGACAGAATCGAGGCGGGAACGTTTCTTGTTGCGGGAGCACTTCTGGGAGAGGATCTGATGATCCGGAATGTGGATGTCTCCTGTCTCGATTCCTTGCTTGGAACCCTGAGAGATATGGGGGCCGATTTTCAGGAGAAGAACGGCTCGGTTTCGATCAGCCGAATCCGAAAGCCCCGCGGGACGTCCGCTCGTACAGAGCCTTATCCGGGATTCCCGACAGATATGCAAGCACAGATTCTTCCTCTCATGGCGATTGCGGAAGGTCCTTCCACAGTCGTTGAGACCGTCTTTGAAAACCGGTTCACGCATGTGATGGAAATGAATCGTATGGGGGCCAATATCGATATTCATGGTTCCAGAGCATTTGTCCGGGGAGGGGCCAGCCTCGAAGGGGCTTCCGTCATGGCTTCCGATCTGAGAGCCTCTGCCGGACTTGTTCTGGCGGCTCTGATCGCAAAAGGCGAATCGGAAATCCAGCGGGTGTATCATATAGACCGTGGCTATGAAAAGATCGAAACGAAACTGGAGAGTATCGGTGCCCGGATCAAGAGGGTCCGTGGGGAGGAGATATCATAG
- a CDS encoding histone deacetylase family protein, translating into MDTEILLSANTHSNGPGHPESPDRLDTLRTLFLRLSHTGPIKLSIFTDSKTHTETDSFFRIYEKVHSREYLSKLLLHQVPPGTIIPLDPDTGLSNGSRKAILSCGESVDFLLRRRLDGGGVSFLAERPPGHHALRDRAMGFCLVNHTASLAQNIHQTDPDSRVAVLDFDVHHGNGTEDSLRGLDRCLFISTHQYPFYPGTGSEENNRSDADGSGVLNLPLPEGTDDEDYRKVLREKILPRLEKFRPTDLIVSAGFDGHRDDPLGGWLLTEEIYSDIGRSLLSVECRFIASVLEGGYNLTYMVPSPVAKGFSLFDGRSLQPYIRPLCGRCPSGPR; encoded by the coding sequence ATGGATACAGAAATTCTTCTTTCTGCGAATACCCATTCCAACGGGCCTGGCCACCCGGAATCTCCAGATCGGCTGGATACGCTCAGGACACTCTTTCTCCGCCTCTCGCACACCGGCCCCATAAAACTTTCCATTTTTACGGATTCCAAGACGCATACGGAGACAGACTCTTTTTTTCGAATCTATGAGAAGGTGCATTCCCGGGAGTACCTTTCCAAACTTCTCCTGCACCAGGTTCCCCCCGGAACAATCATTCCCCTGGATCCTGACACAGGCCTGTCCAATGGTTCCCGGAAAGCGATCCTGTCCTGCGGGGAATCCGTCGATTTTCTCCTCCGTCGTCGTCTTGACGGCGGGGGAGTCTCTTTTCTGGCGGAAAGACCTCCGGGACATCATGCTCTCCGGGATCGGGCAATGGGTTTCTGCCTGGTCAATCATACCGCGTCTCTTGCGCAAAATATCCATCAAACCGATCCGGATTCCCGGGTCGCAGTTCTGGATTTTGATGTCCACCATGGCAACGGCACGGAGGACTCCCTGCGGGGTCTGGACAGGTGCTTGTTTATCAGCACGCACCAATATCCCTTTTATCCCGGAACGGGTTCGGAAGAAAACAACCGGAGTGATGCCGACGGAAGTGGAGTTCTGAACCTTCCTCTTCCGGAAGGCACAGACGACGAAGACTACCGGAAGGTCCTCAGGGAGAAAATTTTGCCTCGTCTGGAAAAATTTCGGCCGACGGATCTCATCGTTTCGGCAGGTTTTGACGGCCACCGGGATGACCCCCTGGGAGGATGGCTTCTGACAGAGGAGATTTATTCGGATATCGGTCGCTCTCTCCTTTCTGTCGAGTGTCGTTTCATTGCCTCGGTCCTTGAAGGAGGGTATAATCTAACATATATGGTCCCTTCCCCGGTTGCAAAAGGTTTTTCCCTTTTTGATGGACGATCACTGCAGCCATATATCCGGCCTCTGTGTGGAAGGTGTCCTTCCGGGCCTCGATGA
- the rpmE gene encoding 50S ribosomal protein L31 — protein MKSGIHPEYKVATVVCACGNTFVTRTTIGNVKLDICNECHPFFTGTQKIVDTEGRVDRFMKKYAQGKK, from the coding sequence ATGAAAAGCGGGATTCATCCGGAGTACAAGGTGGCCACAGTTGTTTGTGCTTGTGGTAATACGTTTGTCACCCGGACAACGATTGGCAATGTGAAGCTGGATATCTGCAATGAGTGCCATCCATTTTTTACCGGGACCCAGAAGATTGTCGATACCGAGGGACGCGTGGATCGGTTCATGAAAAAGTACGCACAGGGCAAGAAGTAA
- a CDS encoding pyridoxal phosphate-dependent aminotransferase, with product MRVDPMSWVRDDLKNARGYHVLDAPEGTIKLDAMENPFGLPDSVQASLAEAVASLPLNRYPDPQAKDLRREASRLTGVSPEKLIFGNGSDEILLNLFLATKGTIVAPEPTFSMYRIISGSIQRTFKGFPLRADFSFDPEMLPSVLSGEPPGVLVLASPNNPTGVAYPLKNLFRAAEIARDYGFVTLLDEAYYPFHGESALSGAQGENLLVLRTFSKMGLAGLRLGFLVAPEPVIQLLDVLRLPYNMDSLTQRAAVLLMKEVYPLLEQQVKEICRLREDLFQKMQDIPGVFPVPSRANFILFRVKGVLPSRLFKVLLEKGILVRDVSGHHPLLEGTLRVTVGTSEENACFLKALKEGIAG from the coding sequence ATGAGAGTTGACCCGATGTCCTGGGTGCGGGATGATTTGAAAAATGCCAGAGGTTATCACGTCCTTGATGCTCCCGAAGGAACGATCAAGCTTGATGCGATGGAAAATCCTTTTGGGCTGCCGGATTCCGTCCAGGCCTCTCTTGCCGAGGCCGTTGCCAGTCTCCCCCTGAACCGTTACCCGGATCCCCAGGCGAAAGATCTTCGGCGTGAAGCGTCCCGTCTGACCGGGGTGAGCCCGGAAAAACTGATTTTCGGAAATGGTTCGGACGAGATCCTTCTGAACCTCTTTCTGGCCACCAAAGGCACGATTGTGGCTCCCGAACCGACCTTCTCCATGTACCGGATCATTTCCGGGAGCATTCAGAGAACGTTCAAGGGTTTTCCTCTCAGGGCAGATTTTTCATTTGACCCGGAGATGCTGCCATCCGTGTTGTCCGGAGAACCTCCGGGAGTTCTGGTTCTGGCTTCTCCCAACAATCCGACAGGAGTGGCCTATCCGTTGAAAAATCTTTTTCGTGCGGCAGAAATCGCACGGGATTATGGTTTTGTGACCTTGCTGGACGAAGCCTATTATCCGTTTCATGGAGAATCAGCTTTGTCAGGGGCACAGGGAGAAAATCTCCTGGTGCTCAGAACATTTTCCAAGATGGGGTTGGCCGGGCTTCGTTTGGGATTTCTGGTCGCGCCTGAACCGGTTATTCAGCTTCTGGATGTTCTGAGGCTTCCCTACAATATGGATTCCCTGACCCAGCGGGCGGCCGTTCTTTTGATGAAAGAGGTTTATCCTCTGCTTGAGCAACAGGTGAAAGAGATCTGTCGGCTGAGAGAAGATCTGTTTCAGAAAATGCAGGACATTCCCGGTGTGTTTCCAGTTCCTTCCCGCGCAAACTTCATTCTTTTCAGGGTGAAGGGGGTATTGCCCTCCAGACTTTTCAAGGTATTGCTGGAGAAAGGAATACTGGTCAGGGATGTCAGCGGACATCATCCCCTCCTTGAGGGAACCCTCCGGGTAACGGTGGGAACAAGCGAAGAGAATGCGTGTTTCCTGAAAGCATTGAAGGAAGGGATCGCCGGATGA
- the prfA gene encoding peptide chain release factor 1: MSTAGIIEKVRPRLESMRERYREISGKMADPEVSRNPAIYMKLARDQSELSVIVSLYENYLRIIDQQKGLQELRQDPDFLDLVPQEEKKLSLELQDVESRLLDSILPRDERDSRNLFLEIRAGAGGEEAALFARELARMYLRFIERKGFRFEVMETNDTEIGGARETIIYVQGHGAFSQLKFESGVHRVQRVPVTEAGGRIHTSTVTVAMIPEASEVDVQIDPKDLRIDTFCASSAGGQSVNTTYSAVRITHLPTNIVVSCQDERSQLKNKAKAMKVLRARLMEKEQTRQNEQIASDRKSQVGTGDRSERIRTYNFPQNRVTDHRIGMTLYQLDQVMEGNIDPFVDALRAQERALEIERLE, from the coding sequence TTGTCAACGGCGGGAATCATTGAAAAGGTCCGTCCCAGACTTGAATCGATGCGGGAACGTTACCGGGAAATTTCCGGCAAGATGGCGGACCCGGAGGTTTCCCGCAACCCTGCTATTTACATGAAGTTGGCCCGGGATCAGTCCGAGCTTTCTGTTATTGTTTCCCTCTATGAAAATTATCTCCGGATTATAGACCAGCAGAAGGGCCTGCAGGAATTGAGGCAGGACCCGGATTTTCTGGATCTGGTTCCTCAGGAAGAAAAAAAGCTGAGTCTTGAGCTTCAGGATGTTGAGTCCCGGCTTCTTGACTCGATTCTCCCCAGGGATGAAAGGGATTCCCGCAATCTCTTTCTGGAAATCCGCGCAGGGGCAGGAGGGGAAGAAGCTGCCCTTTTCGCCCGCGAGCTGGCCCGAATGTATCTTCGTTTCATTGAACGCAAGGGATTTCGGTTCGAGGTCATGGAAACGAATGACACCGAAATAGGAGGGGCTCGCGAAACCATCATTTATGTGCAGGGCCATGGAGCGTTCAGCCAGCTGAAGTTTGAAAGCGGTGTGCACAGAGTCCAGCGGGTTCCGGTGACCGAAGCCGGAGGACGGATTCATACGTCGACGGTGACGGTGGCAATGATTCCGGAAGCCTCGGAAGTGGATGTGCAAATTGACCCGAAGGATTTGAGAATTGATACGTTCTGTGCCTCCAGTGCAGGGGGGCAAAGCGTCAACACGACCTATTCGGCTGTCCGGATCACACATTTACCGACCAACATCGTGGTTTCCTGTCAGGACGAACGCTCCCAGCTGAAAAACAAGGCCAAGGCCATGAAAGTTCTGCGCGCGCGCCTGATGGAAAAAGAGCAGACCCGACAGAACGAACAGATCGCTTCGGATAGAAAAAGTCAGGTGGGAACGGGGGATCGATCGGAGAGAATCCGGACGTACAACTTCCCCCAGAACAGGGTCACGGATCACAGGATCGGAATGACCCTCTATCAGCTGGACCAGGTGATGGAAGGAAATATTGATCCTTTTGTTGACGCGTTGAGGGCCCAGGAGAGAGCTCTGGAAATCGAGCGTCTCGAATGA
- the rho gene encoding transcription termination factor Rho, with protein sequence MNLAELKEKSIAELTEVAKELHIEGAVNLRKQDLIFALLQAQSDKNGPITGEGVLEILQDGFGFLRSPLYNYLPGPDDIYVSPSQIRRFNLRTGDTVWGQIRPPKEGERYFAMLKVEKVNFEDSDSGREKILFDNLTPLYPMERIRLEHSPDDLSMRVMDLVTPIGKGQRGLIVAPPRTGKTMLLQGLAKAISKNYPDIVLIVLLIDERPEEVTDMVRQVKGEVVSSTFDEPPQRHIQVAEMVLEKAKRLAESQKDVVILLDSITRLARAFNTVAPPSGKVLSGGLDSNALQRPKRFFGSARNIEEGGSLTIIATALIDTGSRMDDVIFEEFKGTGNMELHLDRHLSDRRIFPAINVTLSGTRKEELLLDKDDLNKIWILRKALNSNNPQDDMEYLLSNMKGTKGNKEFLERMMKG encoded by the coding sequence ATGAATCTTGCGGAATTGAAAGAGAAAAGTATTGCGGAACTGACCGAGGTGGCCAAGGAGCTCCATATAGAAGGGGCAGTCAACCTTCGGAAACAGGATCTGATCTTTGCCCTTCTGCAGGCGCAATCGGATAAAAACGGGCCTATCACGGGAGAGGGTGTTCTTGAAATTCTCCAGGACGGGTTTGGTTTTCTCCGGTCTCCCCTGTACAACTACCTTCCCGGGCCGGACGATATCTACGTTTCTCCTTCCCAAATCCGGAGGTTCAACCTGAGAACGGGAGACACCGTCTGGGGGCAAATACGTCCTCCCAAGGAGGGAGAGCGCTATTTTGCGATGCTGAAAGTGGAGAAGGTCAACTTTGAAGATTCTGACTCCGGCCGCGAAAAGATTCTCTTCGATAATTTGACGCCTCTCTATCCGATGGAAAGGATCCGGCTGGAACATTCCCCGGATGATCTTTCCATGCGTGTCATGGATTTGGTGACGCCTATCGGAAAAGGTCAGAGGGGTTTGATTGTTGCTCCCCCCCGAACCGGAAAGACGATGCTTCTTCAGGGCCTTGCCAAGGCCATCTCCAAAAATTATCCGGATATCGTTCTGATTGTTTTGCTGATCGATGAAAGACCGGAAGAAGTGACGGATATGGTTCGGCAAGTCAAGGGTGAAGTCGTCAGTTCGACTTTTGATGAGCCGCCGCAAAGGCACATTCAGGTGGCCGAAATGGTTCTGGAGAAAGCCAAGAGATTGGCAGAGTCCCAAAAAGATGTCGTCATCCTCCTGGACAGCATTACCCGTTTGGCCCGGGCCTTTAATACGGTGGCCCCTCCCTCCGGAAAGGTTCTTTCAGGAGGTCTGGACTCGAACGCGTTGCAAAGGCCGAAACGTTTTTTCGGCTCTGCTCGCAATATCGAGGAAGGAGGAAGCCTGACGATCATTGCCACCGCCCTTATTGATACGGGGAGCCGGATGGACGATGTGATCTTTGAGGAGTTCAAGGGAACGGGGAATATGGAACTTCATCTGGACAGACATTTATCCGATCGAAGAATCTTCCCGGCCATCAATGTCACGCTTTCCGGAACACGGAAGGAAGAACTCCTGCTCGACAAGGATGACCTGAACAAGATCTGGATCCTCCGCAAGGCGCTCAATTCAAACAACCCCCAGGATGATATGGAGTATTTGCTCAGCAACATGAAGGGGACAAAAGGAAACAAGGAGTTTTTGGAAAGAATGATGAAAGGCTAG
- the prmC gene encoding peptide chain release factor N(5)-glutamine methyltransferase has translation MIRAEKGKPSSGSRIIDWLKWGEERLSCLPEASARESRDLLGEILEDPLAPWTRDREVLPDELSACYASWVERRRQREPFHLITGSVPFLEERFVVAPGTLIPRPETESLVENVLRILDSRSPERILDLGCGSGILGISLLKKFPKAHCLAVDRSVVPLEVSRKNALALGVLSRIHFVQGDWTEMLRLDQGFDLIVSNPPYIASGDLSGLDPEILFYEPREALDGGPDGLVFYRRLMAVLPGLLSTGGVAAVEIGSCQGDFFRSDAGFVSGCGAPLVFPDILGLDRIVLWKKG, from the coding sequence ATGATTCGGGCAGAAAAGGGGAAGCCCTCTTCCGGAAGCCGGATTATCGACTGGCTGAAGTGGGGGGAAGAGAGGCTCTCCTGTCTGCCGGAAGCCTCTGCCCGGGAATCCCGGGACCTTTTGGGCGAAATTCTGGAAGATCCTCTGGCTCCCTGGACCAGAGACAGGGAAGTTTTGCCGGACGAATTGTCGGCTTGTTACGCTTCCTGGGTGGAAAGGCGTCGTCAGAGAGAACCCTTTCATCTGATCACAGGGTCGGTTCCTTTTCTTGAAGAGCGCTTTGTAGTCGCTCCCGGCACGCTGATTCCCCGACCGGAAACGGAGTCTCTTGTCGAAAACGTTCTCCGTATTCTTGATTCTCGAAGTCCAGAACGGATCCTTGATCTGGGATGCGGAAGCGGGATCCTTGGCATTTCTCTTTTGAAAAAATTTCCAAAGGCCCATTGCCTTGCGGTCGACCGGTCTGTTGTGCCATTGGAAGTGTCACGCAAAAATGCTCTTGCTCTGGGGGTTTTGTCCCGCATTCATTTCGTTCAGGGCGACTGGACCGAAATGCTGCGTCTGGACCAGGGGTTCGATCTGATCGTTTCCAATCCTCCCTATATCGCTTCCGGAGACCTTTCCGGTCTTGACCCGGAAATCCTGTTTTATGAGCCAAGGGAAGCTCTTGATGGTGGACCGGACGGACTGGTTTTTTACCGAAGACTGATGGCGGTCTTGCCGGGTCTTCTCTCTACGGGAGGGGTCGCTGCCGTGGAAATCGGATCCTGCCAGGGAGATTTCTTCAGATCGGACGCAGGATTTGTTTCCGGTTGTGGGGCGCCCCTGGTTTTTCCGGATATCCTCGGTCTGGATCGAATCGTTCTCTGGAAGAAAGGCTAG
- the hisG gene encoding ATP phosphoribosyltransferase — protein sequence MALPKGKMFDDACHLLESAGYVFQGLSSKSRKLTFDSADGELRVLMIRGADVLTYVEHGGADLGVVGLDLILEQGRHVLEPLDLKFGLCRLVVAAPAGKASQSDSRPLRVATKYPRLAEQFFLERGMSVEILKLYGSLELAPKVGMADQIVDLVATGKTLRENQMEIREEILVSTARLVVNRASWSLKNERIRLFMDRILPFLSKERVISEG from the coding sequence TTGGCTCTGCCCAAAGGGAAAATGTTCGATGATGCCTGTCACTTGCTGGAGTCTGCCGGGTATGTCTTTCAGGGATTGTCATCAAAATCCCGGAAACTGACGTTTGATTCTGCCGATGGCGAACTTCGGGTTCTCATGATCCGCGGAGCGGATGTCCTGACTTACGTTGAACACGGGGGGGCAGATCTCGGTGTTGTGGGGCTTGACCTGATTCTGGAGCAGGGTCGGCATGTTCTTGAACCTCTTGATCTGAAGTTTGGTCTTTGCCGTCTTGTCGTTGCAGCTCCGGCAGGAAAGGCTTCCCAGTCGGATTCCCGTCCTCTCCGGGTGGCGACGAAATATCCCAGACTTGCGGAGCAATTTTTCCTTGAAAGGGGAATGTCCGTTGAGATCCTGAAGCTGTATGGTTCCCTGGAGCTGGCCCCCAAAGTCGGGATGGCCGACCAGATTGTCGACCTTGTTGCAACCGGGAAGACTCTTCGCGAAAATCAGATGGAGATCCGGGAGGAAATTCTTGTGTCGACGGCGCGTCTGGTCGTGAACAGGGCATCATGGTCTCTCAAAAACGAGAGAATTCGACTTTTCATGGACCGTATCCTTCCATTTCTGTCAAAAGAACGGGTCATTTCCGAAGGGTAG